Below is a genomic region from Treponema sp. OMZ 798.
CGGCATAGCCGTCATGGCAGGCAAGGACGAAAATGACGAGACTTCGGAAGAAGCCGATTTTTCTTCATTATTAAAACTTTCTTCTTATTCAAAAAAAGAAATCGCCTCATTAAAATTTGCAATCCCCAAGGAATTTTTAAATACGGAAGGCTTGGATAAGGAAGTCAAACAAGTCTTTGATGAGGTATGTGCATGGCTTACCAAGAACGGGGCAAAACTTGAAGAAGTTTCCATTCCTGTTTTGGAAGCCTCAATTCCTACTTATTATACTCTTGCAATCTCGGAGGGAGCGAGCAATCTCTCGCGCATAGACGGCATAAGGTTCGGCCTCCGAAAAGATGCCGGTAAGGGAAATGACGAGCTTTATATTCAAACAAGAAGCGAAGGTTTCGGCCCTGAGGTTAAAAGACGCATTATAACCGGCAACTATGTTCTTTCAAAAGAATTTTCAGGCGACTGTTACGAAAAAAGCTTAAACGTAAGGGCAAAAATAGCTCAAGGCGTAAATGAAGTTTTACAAAAATATGACTTTATAATCTGTCCGACAGCTCCGGCTCCGGCCTTTAAACTTAACGAAAAAGTAGATGATCCTATCGCTATGTACCTTTCGGACCTTTTTACAACCTTTGTAAACCTTGCCCGCATTCCGTCCCTTTCGGTTCCGGCAGGAAAAACAAAGGCAGGACTTCCGGTAGGCATTCAGTTTTGCGGAAAGAAATTTTCGGAAGAGAACATCTTAAAACTTGCAAAGGCCTGGGAGGAAGATCATGCTTAAACACGGCAATTTAGAATACGAAATAATTATCGGCTGCG
It encodes:
- the gatA gene encoding Asp-tRNA(Asn)/Glu-tRNA(Gln) amidotransferase subunit GatA, translating into MITNLTFTQLREKLKNKELSSLEILRAFKAEYEDDLKSPLPLNGFIEFFEDAEEHAKKADELIAQGVSFDEKPLLGLPIAVKDNISMAGKLCTCCSRSLQGYYAPYNATVINRLVEAGAVLMGRINMDELAMGSSTEFSCYGPSRNPVDRERTPGGSSGGSAAVVAGNQAPFSLGTETGGSVRLPASYCGIYGLKPTYGLFSRYGVVAFSSSLDQVGLFGKEAADIALGIAVMAGKDENDETSEEADFSSLLKLSSYSKKEIASLKFAIPKEFLNTEGLDKEVKQVFDEVCAWLTKNGAKLEEVSIPVLEASIPTYYTLAISEGASNLSRIDGIRFGLRKDAGKGNDELYIQTRSEGFGPEVKRRIITGNYVLSKEFSGDCYEKSLNVRAKIAQGVNEVLQKYDFIICPTAPAPAFKLNEKVDDPIAMYLSDLFTTFVNLARIPSLSVPAGKTKAGLPVGIQFCGKKFSEENILKLAKAWEEDHA